The window ATCGTCATCTGGCTGGCTTATTGCATGATAGATAAACCCTTGTTGCAAGCTACTGGCAGGATAAATACCTGATATACTGTTTTTCATTTTTTTATTTTTTTATTTAAGATTGTAATCGATCTAATAAAGACTGACTAAGATCAACTGACTCAAAATCACTAGAAGTATAAAGACTTCCTGACTCAGCTAAACTTTCCTTACAATGATCTATAATGCTTATCAAATGTCTTTTAAAGTTTTTTCCAAAGTCTTCCGTGGCTATAGTCCCTAATTTACTATCTATTCGAAAACCTAACCTCCCTTTTTGAACCCCTCCGTTGATGTTTAAGATATTATGGTCCGTATTCAGAGAATCCACTTGTGAACCACTATCCTCCGAAGTAATAACATCCCAGTCCCTTAACTCTTCCCCAACTTCAAATTGACCTAAGTAATTAAAACTGATTGGTGCCAAATCACTAAAAGCACATGTACTATTACCTGATACTGCAAACGAACCAAAGCCTATTCCCTTATTAGGAACACGATGTAAAGTATCCTTTATAAACTGAATACTGCCCCTCAAGCTGTCCTTGAGCTCTAATTTAACAGGAAATATACTTGTAAACCAACCCAATGTATGACTATGGTCTATAGCAGGATCTATTGGCTCCCTTCCATGGCCCTCTAATGTTATCCCTTGGATATCTAATCCGTTGACATCTTTTAAAGCATATCCCAAAGCAGTTAACAATAAATCATTAATCTCTGTATAATAAGCTGTGGATATATCCTGCAATAAAATACGAGTAGTAGATTCTTCTAAATCAAAATAAAATGTACTTTGACTGGTGCCCAAAACCAACTGACTATAATCGGGAATACCCTTGAACCTAGATTCCCAATACAAACCCCTCTTCAGGGGTGTCTTTAGCATAGTTCCTTATTCTAGAAACCCATTGACGATAACTGCTGCCTTTTTGACCTAAGGAATCCCCTAAATATAGACGCTTTAAATCATCCGCTAGAATACGCCAACTAACACCATCAACAAGCATATGATGCAAAGCAAAATAAATACGAGCACTACCATCTTCATAACCATGTAAATAACCAACCCGAAATAAAGGACCAGATTCTAAATCAAAATCACTTTGCCATTTAGTAAGTTCTAAATGAATCGCTTCTGCACTTAATAAACTAACATCTAAAGTCTTTAACTCTGGTATTAATACCTCTGATTCATAACGCTGATTTAACTCAAATGAATCGTCTTTAAAATCATAACAGACTCGAAGCATATCATGATGAGAAACCAAAACATCTAATATTGATCCCAACTTAATCACATCTAGTTCTGGTGTACGAACTAAAAAACTTTGATTCCAATGATTTGGAGAGACTAATAAATTAGCATTAGTACGCTCTAAAAACCATTGCTGAATCGGTAATAAAGAAAAATCCCCTTCCAATATCCCTTGCTCTTGCTCAACCATATCGTCTAGATCCTTCGATTCTATCCTTACAATTAGCCTTGATATGCTCCTACTCTCAAAAATATCACGAACATTACAACTCAATCCTATTTGTCGAATACGACTTGATACCTGAATACTTAATATAGAATCTCCTCCTATCCTGAAAAAATCATCCGTAATTCCTACCCGATCTAATCCTAATACTTCCTCCCATATTCTACACAAAACCTTCTCTGTTTCTGTCGTTGGAGCTACATACAAATCATCTGAAACGGTAAATTCTGGAGCTGGTAATCCTTTCTTATCCAACTTTCCATTAATCGTCAATGGAAAACTATCCATCTTAACTAAACTACTAGGAATCATATAAT is drawn from Nonlabens dokdonensis DSW-6 and contains these coding sequences:
- a CDS encoding condensation domain-containing protein, translated to MLKTPLKRGLYWESRFKGIPDYSQLVLGTSQSTFYFDLEESTTRILLQDISTAYYTEINDLLLTALGYALKDVNGLDIQGITLEGHGREPIDPAIDHSHTLGWFTSIFPVKLELKDSLRGSIQFIKDTLHRVPNKGIGFGSFAVSGNSTCAFSDLAPISFNYLGQFEVGEELRDWDVITSEDSGSQVDSLNTDHNILNINGGVQKGRLGFRIDSKLGTIATEDFGKNFKRHLISIIDHCKESLAESGSLYTSSDFESVDLSQSLLDRLQS